From Leptospira stimsonii, the proteins below share one genomic window:
- a CDS encoding YggS family pyridoxal phosphate-dependent enzyme, giving the protein MGIRERYLQIQEELASLRPEKPPTLIAVSKFQTLQAVTEAVNAGVIHFGENRIQEGLEKFEEWLKPKESPLVLHHIGPVQSGTLRKLFLGYSYAHGVGSLGTLEELLSRAQKEQKKIRYFLQVNLTNEESKHGFDKKELLEILTKKENLSNEFCILEGMMTMGPSDGEPNKTRDVFRELSKIRNEYYPEGKLSMGMSGDYRTAIEEGSDFVRIGSAIFGERN; this is encoded by the coding sequence ATGGGGATTCGAGAACGTTATCTTCAAATCCAAGAAGAACTCGCAAGTCTAAGGCCGGAAAAACCGCCCACACTCATCGCGGTTTCCAAGTTCCAAACCTTGCAAGCGGTAACGGAAGCCGTAAACGCGGGAGTCATTCATTTCGGAGAAAATCGAATCCAAGAAGGTTTGGAAAAATTCGAAGAGTGGTTAAAGCCGAAAGAGTCTCCATTGGTCTTGCATCATATCGGGCCGGTGCAGAGCGGGACCCTTCGAAAACTATTCTTAGGTTACTCGTATGCGCACGGAGTCGGTAGTCTTGGAACCCTGGAAGAACTTTTGAGCCGCGCCCAAAAAGAACAAAAGAAAATACGATACTTTTTACAAGTCAATCTTACGAACGAAGAAAGCAAACATGGGTTCGACAAAAAAGAACTGCTCGAAATTCTTACAAAAAAAGAAAATCTTTCCAACGAGTTCTGTATTCTCGAAGGAATGATGACGATGGGACCCTCGGACGGAGAACCGAACAAAACCAGAGACGTTTTTCGAGAACTCTCGAAGATCCGAAACGAATATTATCCCGAAGGAAAATTATCCATGGGAATGTCCGGAGATTACAGGACCGCAATCGAAGAAGGAAGCGACTTCGTAAGAATCGGAAGCGCCATTTTTGGGGAAAGGAATTGA
- the proC gene encoding pyrroline-5-carboxylate reductase, which translates to MHGNVRRLQDRNRRRKRLRKNRKRHFWGKELIMKHTIGIAGCGNMGGAIYLSLKKRYPTQVLGYDPYMTSNKKIELVSSWEEFSSKSDLMVVCVKPGKVVELLKQVASTKSVISVAAGISTQTIRNSLPSGSKVVRIMPNLPLLVGEGAIGYYGDSELYETVEEIFQSLGHSVALSSESHLDAVTGLSGSGPAYVFKFIQALAEGGVQSGLAYQEALDLSIQTVLGSAELLRKERKKDPGTHPEVWKNKVTSPGGTTIAGLAELEKHGFSHAILEAVQAASKRSKELGN; encoded by the coding sequence ATCCATGGGAATGTCCGGAGATTACAGGACCGCAATCGAAGAAGGAAGCGACTTCGTAAGAATCGGAAGCGCCATTTTTGGGGAAAGGAATTGATCATGAAACATACGATTGGAATCGCCGGTTGCGGAAATATGGGAGGAGCGATCTATCTTTCGCTCAAGAAACGTTATCCGACACAGGTCCTTGGATACGATCCGTACATGACCTCGAACAAAAAGATCGAACTCGTCTCTTCCTGGGAAGAATTCTCGTCCAAATCGGACCTTATGGTCGTCTGCGTAAAACCGGGAAAGGTCGTCGAACTTCTCAAACAAGTAGCATCGACTAAGTCCGTGATCTCCGTCGCCGCGGGAATCAGCACACAGACCATTCGGAATTCTCTTCCTTCCGGATCCAAGGTCGTTCGGATCATGCCGAATCTTCCCTTACTCGTAGGAGAAGGTGCGATCGGATACTACGGAGATTCCGAACTCTACGAGACGGTAGAAGAAATCTTTCAGTCCCTCGGACATTCGGTAGCCTTGAGTTCCGAGTCTCATTTGGACGCAGTCACGGGTCTTTCCGGTTCCGGTCCGGCGTACGTGTTTAAATTCATCCAGGCTCTCGCAGAAGGCGGGGTGCAGTCCGGTCTTGCCTACCAAGAGGCCTTGGACTTGAGCATACAAACCGTTCTCGGTTCCGCGGAACTTCTGAGAAAAGAAAGGAAAAAGGATCCGGGCACACATCCGGAAGTTTGGAAGAATAAAGTGACTTCACCCGGAGGAACCACGATCGCCGGACTTGCGGAACTCGAAAAACACGGGTTTAGCCACGCGATTTTGGAAGCCGTCCAAGCGGCGAGCAAACGATCGAAAGAACTCGGAAATTAA
- a CDS encoding sensor domain-containing diguanylate cyclase: MISKENDPLMIEYLEKKIYDQKQLLEISKALNSTLDYKYLMDAILNICLAQLQTLQAAIYVSPEADSDFFELDPSYKGFDLSENEKSFRIKTDAALIQFLETRMKAMTVNQIEESMGRSVTEIDFLRGIGADLIIPLNAKGKVNGLLVLGEKMTMNEVQEEDRDFLTTLSTLAGIAVENSRLYELATVDMMTGLKVHHYFQTKLKEEMDRCRKKKSHLTLLFTDVDNFKKFNDTHGHQAGDQVLIEVARQLIRNAGKHDTPARYGGEEFCLVMPGADLERGYEMGEKIRAAVEASSVKNPNGGPDLKVTLSVGVSEFWPKDKNNRDLIERADKALYMAKHSGKNQTICYKET; this comes from the coding sequence TTGATCAGTAAAGAAAATGATCCCTTGATGATAGAATATCTGGAAAAGAAAATCTATGATCAGAAGCAATTATTAGAAATCAGCAAGGCTCTTAATTCTACATTAGATTATAAATATCTAATGGATGCAATTCTAAATATTTGTCTCGCGCAGTTGCAAACCCTACAGGCCGCCATTTATGTCAGCCCGGAAGCGGATTCCGATTTTTTTGAATTGGATCCGAGTTACAAAGGTTTTGATCTTTCGGAAAACGAAAAATCATTCCGTATCAAAACGGACGCGGCCCTCATTCAGTTTTTAGAAACCCGAATGAAAGCGATGACAGTAAATCAGATTGAAGAGAGCATGGGCCGATCCGTAACCGAAATCGATTTCCTTCGTGGAATTGGAGCCGACCTCATCATACCTTTGAACGCAAAGGGAAAGGTGAACGGTCTTCTTGTGCTCGGAGAAAAGATGACCATGAACGAGGTTCAGGAAGAGGACCGAGATTTCTTAACCACTCTTTCTACTCTTGCGGGAATCGCAGTCGAGAACTCTCGTCTTTATGAACTTGCGACCGTGGACATGATGACCGGTCTCAAAGTCCATCACTACTTCCAGACAAAACTCAAGGAAGAGATGGATCGTTGTCGAAAGAAAAAGTCTCATCTGACTCTTCTTTTTACGGACGTGGACAACTTTAAGAAGTTCAATGATACGCACGGTCACCAAGCGGGAGATCAGGTCCTCATCGAAGTCGCGAGACAACTGATTCGAAACGCTGGCAAACACGACACTCCGGCTCGTTACGGCGGGGAAGAATTTTGCCTCGTCATGCCGGGCGCGGATCTGGAAAGAGGATATGAGATGGGAGAAAAAATTCGCGCGGCGGTAGAAGCCAGTAGCGTGAAAAATCCGAACGGCGGCCCCGATCTCAAAGTAACTCTTTCCGTGGGAGTTTCCGAGTTTTGGCCAAAGGACAAAAATAATCGGGATTTGATCGAAAGAGCGGATAAGGCTCTTTATATGGCGAAACATTCCGGAAAAAATCAGACCATTTGTTATAAAGAAACCTAA
- a CDS encoding retropepsin-like aspartic protease, translating to MYQKIDLRFFLTFFLFAFLSCSLLPSKTQVTVVSGGIEIILPFFEKQGFRFIQLSLSPEEKPLRFLVDTGSRFSFLDEKFFSEQDSKRRIAVTYPGGKDDSYRKVRTIQLFSKSHSIFKNLTVHSHTFSGNLELDGIIGMDALYEKILILEYPTQIRFLESAGGEITESMLSPFPGLAQNTEPLRFFSGHPVLEIEYGTQDKALLLMDTGADLSLLELPNVIPGFVEETSSSRPVQILNFQGKVLNVRTRFVRKLCILMTSNCVNDLEILPSGLPVDFAGVSTGVRIQGILGVNWLNEHRILLDMKRSLIGIVGKDGGK from the coding sequence ATGTATCAAAAAATTGATCTGAGGTTTTTCCTTACTTTTTTTCTTTTTGCATTTCTTTCCTGTTCCCTTCTTCCCTCGAAAACACAGGTCACTGTCGTTTCCGGGGGAATCGAAATCATTCTTCCCTTTTTTGAAAAACAAGGTTTTCGTTTTATCCAGCTTTCCTTGAGTCCGGAGGAAAAGCCGCTTCGGTTTTTAGTGGATACCGGTTCTCGATTCTCCTTTCTGGATGAGAAATTTTTTTCCGAACAGGATTCCAAACGAAGAATCGCCGTGACTTATCCCGGAGGAAAAGACGATTCGTATCGAAAGGTGAGGACGATTCAGCTTTTTTCCAAATCGCATTCCATCTTTAAAAATCTCACGGTTCATTCTCACACATTTTCCGGAAATCTCGAACTCGACGGAATCATCGGAATGGACGCACTCTATGAGAAAATTCTAATCTTAGAATATCCGACCCAGATCCGTTTTTTGGAAAGCGCCGGCGGAGAAATCACCGAATCCATGCTTTCTCCCTTTCCGGGTTTGGCGCAGAATACGGAACCGCTCCGATTCTTTTCGGGACATCCGGTTTTGGAAATCGAATATGGAACCCAAGACAAAGCGCTCCTTCTCATGGACACGGGCGCGGACTTGAGTCTTTTGGAATTGCCAAATGTGATTCCCGGTTTTGTGGAAGAGACTTCCTCGAGTCGTCCCGTTCAGATTCTTAACTTTCAAGGAAAGGTTTTGAACGTGAGAACACGTTTTGTTCGTAAACTTTGTATTCTCATGACGTCCAATTGTGTGAACGATCTCGAAATTCTACCTTCGGGGCTTCCGGTCGATTTCGCCGGTGTTTCCACAGGAGTTCGGATTCAGGGAATTCTCGGCGTAAACTGGTTGAACGAGCATAGAATTCTTTTGGACATGAAACGGAGTCTTATAGGTATAGTAGGGAAAGACGGCGGGAAGTAA
- the mnmA gene encoding tRNA 2-thiouridine(34) synthase MnmA, whose amino-acid sequence MSKGKIIVAMSGGVDSAVTAGLLMEEGYEVIGVNLRTWEYEAPACDTTKKSCCSPEDIRDARDVGLSLKIPFYVVKMEKVFQEKVIDRFIDDYQHGKTPNPCVECNTFVKFGALFEKAKALGIDKIATGHYARIAQNGDRYAIANGLDMGKNQAYYLYGLSQENLKNVIFPLGEMTKPEVREIARRMGLPVAEKAESQEICFIPENDYRKFLEKKNVEFTPGFFKLRDGRIIGKHKGRENFTIGQRKGLGIAWKNPLYVIAIEDDGSVILGEENETYTGSFSVIDYNYQGLAPLEEGESLECRVQVRYRHSPIRCRITKRGDDLVVEPLEDVRGVTPGQSAVFYPVDSNYLLLGGIIRKGSIEMQIRETAPAVALQN is encoded by the coding sequence ATGAGCAAGGGTAAAATCATAGTAGCCATGAGCGGCGGAGTGGACAGCGCCGTAACCGCGGGTCTTCTGATGGAAGAAGGCTACGAGGTCATCGGGGTCAATCTCCGAACCTGGGAATACGAGGCTCCCGCTTGCGACACCACTAAAAAATCCTGTTGTTCTCCCGAAGACATTCGAGACGCGAGGGACGTGGGCCTTTCGCTCAAGATTCCATTCTACGTCGTGAAGATGGAAAAGGTATTTCAAGAGAAAGTCATCGATCGTTTTATAGACGACTATCAACACGGAAAAACTCCGAACCCTTGTGTGGAATGCAATACCTTCGTCAAGTTCGGCGCGCTCTTTGAAAAAGCAAAGGCTCTCGGGATCGACAAGATCGCAACCGGCCATTACGCTCGGATCGCACAGAACGGAGATCGTTACGCAATCGCAAACGGTCTAGACATGGGCAAAAATCAGGCTTATTATTTATATGGACTCTCTCAGGAGAATCTCAAAAACGTAATCTTTCCTTTGGGTGAAATGACAAAGCCGGAAGTGCGGGAGATCGCAAGAAGAATGGGACTTCCCGTCGCGGAGAAAGCGGAGTCGCAAGAGATTTGTTTTATCCCCGAGAACGATTATAGAAAATTCTTAGAAAAGAAAAACGTGGAATTTACTCCCGGTTTTTTCAAACTCAGGGACGGAAGAATCATCGGCAAACACAAGGGAAGAGAAAACTTTACGATCGGTCAGAGAAAGGGACTCGGGATCGCTTGGAAAAATCCGTTGTATGTCATCGCGATCGAAGACGACGGTTCCGTAATCTTAGGAGAAGAGAATGAAACCTATACGGGTTCCTTCTCCGTGATCGACTACAACTACCAAGGTTTGGCTCCTCTGGAAGAAGGGGAATCCTTGGAATGCAGAGTGCAGGTCCGTTATAGACATTCTCCGATTCGTTGTCGCATAACAAAACGAGGGGACGATCTCGTTGTTGAACCTCTCGAAGACGTAAGAGGAGTGACACCCGGACAATCGGCCGTTTTTTATCCGGTCGATTCCAACTATCTCTTGTTAGGTGGAATCATCCGCAAGGGAAGTATCGAAATGCAAATACGAGAAACCGCTCCGGCAGTGGCCCTTCAGAATTAA
- a CDS encoding alpha-hydroxy-acid oxidizing protein, which produces MSVNHKITGKTIMIVGGGLLQVPIIQTARMMKLTTVVADMNGDAPGMKICDVPMVMSTKDIEGMVRESKKLATKIKIDGVITAGTDASMTVAAVANALDLPGIRYVDAEAASNKVKMRERLKKAGIPLPGFAPVWSLADTRDALEFLKFPLVMKPADNMGARGVIKVSNREELQAAFKHAKKYSPTGEMILEEYMPGPEVSVDALTWNGNFVITGIADRIIEREPFFIEMGHNMPSALSPSVLKEVEEVMFRSMKALGITLGAGKGDIKVTPDGVKVGEIAARLSGGFMSAFTFPLSSGINLNRAAILIALGEEPDNLTPTVERVSIERCLLAPRGKLLAIDGIEDARKIEGVNDLFFMNKIGDIIQEPTNNIEKTGHVIISADNLQNAESIFEKVKHTIRFTCDELYSISEKEIQQNARIRFGKDICWVCKVCDGTDCASGVPGMGGLGRMLTFQDNVAALQEYSILPRYIREHTNANVETTFLGKKIKTPLMAAPMTGAVTNMNGAMDEFTFAATLLEGCQSAGTLAWLGDGASPDKYLIMLEAIRKTKADAILICKPREDEGLLKERFQESENSGLFAIGMDVDAVNFKTMAMKNISSVTRNVSKLGRIRSLTKLPFIIKGVMTPKDAQFAIDAGADCIVVSNHGGRVLDDMPGTARVLSGIRKAVGDSFPIAVDGGVRSGMDVFKMLALGADTVLVGRPMAIFAVGGGVAGIRFLISQYTENLLQSMNVTGVQTIKGIGTELLFRKKMEEENSNPR; this is translated from the coding sequence TTGTCAGTGAATCACAAAATCACCGGGAAAACCATCATGATCGTGGGTGGGGGACTTCTTCAGGTTCCTATCATCCAAACCGCGAGAATGATGAAACTCACAACCGTAGTCGCCGACATGAACGGAGACGCTCCGGGTATGAAGATCTGCGACGTTCCGATGGTGATGAGTACGAAAGACATCGAAGGTATGGTGCGAGAATCCAAAAAACTCGCAACCAAAATCAAGATCGACGGGGTCATCACCGCGGGAACCGACGCAAGTATGACGGTCGCGGCCGTCGCAAACGCGCTCGATCTTCCCGGTATTCGTTATGTGGACGCGGAAGCCGCTTCCAACAAGGTCAAGATGCGAGAGCGTTTGAAAAAAGCGGGGATTCCTCTTCCCGGATTTGCTCCGGTTTGGAGTTTAGCCGATACGCGAGACGCATTAGAATTTTTGAAATTTCCTCTTGTGATGAAACCCGCTGACAATATGGGCGCCAGAGGCGTGATCAAGGTTTCAAACAGAGAAGAATTACAGGCCGCCTTCAAACACGCAAAAAAATATTCTCCCACGGGAGAAATGATCTTAGAGGAATACATGCCCGGTCCGGAAGTCTCCGTAGACGCATTGACCTGGAACGGAAATTTCGTGATCACGGGAATCGCCGATCGAATCATCGAAAGAGAACCGTTTTTTATCGAGATGGGGCACAACATGCCTTCCGCTTTGAGTCCTTCCGTTTTGAAAGAAGTGGAAGAGGTGATGTTTCGAAGTATGAAGGCGCTTGGTATCACTCTCGGAGCCGGTAAAGGAGACATCAAGGTCACACCGGATGGAGTAAAAGTGGGTGAGATCGCGGCGAGACTTTCCGGCGGTTTTATGTCCGCTTTTACATTCCCACTTTCCTCGGGGATCAACTTAAATCGCGCGGCCATTCTCATCGCGCTCGGAGAAGAGCCGGACAATCTTACTCCTACCGTAGAAAGAGTTTCGATCGAACGATGTCTTTTGGCTCCGAGAGGAAAGCTACTCGCGATCGACGGAATCGAAGACGCGCGTAAAATCGAAGGAGTCAACGATCTCTTCTTCATGAATAAGATCGGAGACATCATCCAAGAACCAACGAATAACATCGAAAAGACGGGACACGTCATCATCAGCGCGGACAACCTGCAAAACGCGGAATCGATTTTTGAAAAAGTCAAACACACCATTCGTTTTACCTGCGACGAGCTCTATTCTATCTCCGAAAAAGAAATTCAACAAAACGCAAGAATTCGTTTTGGAAAAGATATATGCTGGGTTTGTAAGGTCTGCGACGGAACCGATTGTGCTTCGGGAGTTCCCGGTATGGGTGGTTTGGGGAGAATGCTTACGTTTCAGGACAACGTCGCCGCGCTTCAGGAATATTCCATTCTTCCCCGTTATATTCGTGAACATACGAACGCAAACGTCGAGACGACATTCTTAGGTAAAAAAATAAAAACTCCGCTGATGGCGGCGCCGATGACCGGAGCCGTAACGAACATGAACGGGGCCATGGACGAATTCACGTTCGCCGCGACTCTTTTGGAAGGTTGTCAATCCGCGGGCACCTTAGCATGGTTAGGCGACGGTGCGAGCCCGGATAAATATCTGATTATGCTCGAAGCGATTCGTAAGACAAAGGCGGACGCGATTCTTATCTGCAAACCGAGAGAGGACGAAGGACTTTTAAAAGAACGTTTTCAAGAATCCGAAAACTCCGGACTTTTTGCGATAGGAATGGATGTGGACGCCGTAAATTTCAAAACGATGGCGATGAAAAATATTTCTTCGGTGACGCGGAACGTTTCGAAATTGGGAAGAATCCGCTCTCTCACAAAACTCCCTTTTATCATAAAGGGTGTAATGACTCCCAAAGACGCACAATTCGCAATCGACGCCGGCGCCGATTGTATTGTTGTTTCCAATCACGGAGGAAGAGTTCTCGACGATATGCCGGGAACCGCAAGAGTTCTTTCCGGAATTCGAAAGGCGGTGGGAGACTCGTTTCCGATCGCAGTTGACGGAGGAGTCCGAAGCGGGATGGACGTTTTTAAGATGCTCGCCCTCGGTGCGGACACGGTTCTTGTCGGAAGGCCGATGGCGATCTTTGCCGTGGGTGGGGGAGTCGCGGGAATCCGGTTTCTGATCTCTCAGTATACGGAAAATTTATTACAATCGATGAATGTCACCGGAGTACAAACGATAAAAGGAATCGGAACGGAACTCCTCTTTCGGAAAAAAATGGAAGAAGAAAATTCAAACCCCCGATGA